In one Gemmatimonadales bacterium genomic region, the following are encoded:
- a CDS encoding 4-hydroxy-3-methylbut-2-enyl diphosphate reductase: RAIGCIVVDTTCGSVLNVWKRVESYARDGFTSVIHGKHYHEETRATASQVKRYPGGKYLTVYDMAEARLVCDHIEHGGSTDSLVAALGHAASDGFDFDRDLVRVGVANQTTMLSGESLAIAGEFRKSLAQRYGDDHVQEHFRAFDTICSATQERQDAVVKMLAEPVDVMLVVGGYNSSNTCALAALAERHGVRTYHIEDAGNIHADDRSIRYQPVGSKQEVVEEDWLRNAAVIGVTAGASTPNNKIGETVARVCDTAGVSMDK, translated from the coding sequence CGGGCGATCGGGTGTATCGTGGTGGATACCACCTGCGGCTCCGTGCTCAATGTCTGGAAGCGCGTCGAGAGTTATGCCCGCGACGGATTCACCTCTGTCATTCACGGCAAGCACTATCACGAAGAGACGCGGGCGACGGCGAGTCAGGTGAAGCGCTATCCGGGCGGCAAGTACCTGACGGTCTACGACATGGCCGAGGCTCGGCTCGTCTGCGATCACATCGAGCACGGCGGCAGCACCGATTCGCTGGTCGCGGCACTGGGCCACGCCGCATCCGATGGATTCGATTTCGATCGTGATCTGGTGCGTGTCGGAGTCGCCAACCAGACGACAATGCTCTCCGGTGAGTCGCTGGCGATCGCGGGAGAATTCCGGAAGTCGCTGGCACAACGGTACGGGGACGACCATGTCCAGGAACACTTTCGAGCCTTTGATACCATCTGTTCGGCGACACAGGAGCGGCAGGACGCCGTGGTGAAGATGCTCGCCGAGCCGGTGGACGTGATGCTCGTCGTGGGCGGGTACAACTCGTCGAACACCTGTGCGCTGGCCGCGCTCGCGGAGCGCCACGGCGTGCGGACGTACCATATCGAGGATGCCGGGAATATTCACGCCGATGACCGGTCGATCCGGTATCAACCGGTGGGATCGAAGCAAGAGGTCGTTGAAGAGGACTGGCTTCGGAACGCCGCTGTGATCGGCGTGACCGCAGGTGCATCTACCCCCAACAACAAGATTGGCGAGACGGTCGCACGGGTGTGCGACACCGCCGGCGTATCCATGGACAAATAA
- a CDS encoding DUF72 domain-containing protein, with protein MQDLPHRGDRSPMHADVPLDGTSPPSSDEIRALATTLPPEILFGTSSWTYPGWSGLIYHRKYPATGAGARQLEEYARWPLFRTVGIDSSFYAPPTPATLDAYSAALPPGFRCVSKVWNQITAHTFATPRSARHGERNPDWLNAELFVRDVLDPMRQHFDDHIGPLVFEFQAIARSSGVGGSEFAAALDTFFAQLPSDVPYAVEVRNAEFLVPEYFAVLRDHGVAHVFNSWTRMPSIGEQFLLPDAMTAPFIVVRALLKPGRTFDAAIDAFAPYDRIRDVIPELRNDLVAVAHTAINLRIPAYVIVNNRTEGCSPLTIAAVAQMLLASAAA; from the coding sequence ATGCAGGACCTCCCCCATCGCGGAGATCGATCGCCGATGCACGCCGACGTACCACTCGACGGCACTTCTCCCCCTTCCAGCGATGAGATTCGAGCCCTCGCGACGACGTTGCCGCCCGAAATCCTCTTCGGGACGTCGTCGTGGACGTACCCCGGATGGAGCGGGCTGATCTACCATCGGAAGTATCCCGCCACCGGAGCGGGGGCTCGCCAACTCGAGGAATACGCTCGATGGCCGCTCTTCCGGACCGTCGGGATCGATTCATCCTTCTATGCCCCGCCCACGCCGGCAACGCTGGACGCCTACAGCGCGGCGCTCCCGCCCGGTTTTCGATGCGTCAGCAAGGTCTGGAACCAGATCACGGCGCACACCTTCGCGACCCCGCGATCGGCGCGGCACGGCGAGCGTAACCCCGACTGGCTCAATGCCGAACTGTTCGTTCGCGACGTACTCGATCCGATGCGACAGCACTTCGACGACCACATCGGACCGCTGGTCTTCGAATTCCAGGCGATTGCGCGAAGCAGCGGCGTGGGTGGGAGCGAGTTCGCCGCGGCACTCGACACCTTCTTCGCACAGCTGCCGAGCGACGTGCCGTACGCGGTGGAGGTCCGCAATGCCGAGTTCCTCGTCCCGGAGTACTTCGCCGTGCTCCGCGACCACGGCGTGGCCCATGTATTCAATTCATGGACCCGGATGCCGTCGATCGGCGAGCAGTTCCTCCTCCCCGATGCGATGACTGCGCCGTTCATCGTCGTCCGCGCGCTCCTCAAGCCGGGACGGACCTTCGACGCAGCCATTGATGCATTTGCGCCGTACGATCGCATTCGTGACGTCATTCCGGAGCTCCGCAACGACCTGGTCGCCGTGGCACACACGGCGATCAACCTTCGCATTCCCGCGTACGTGATCGTGAACAACCGCACCGAGGGATGCTCGCCGCTGACGATCGCCGCCGTTGCCCAGATGCTCCTGGCAAGCGCGGCGGCCTAG
- a CDS encoding YceI family protein yields the protein MTGRALLTLMMTLGVCATANGQARARSPRTRSTPPASLVPAAQRFVLAPSGNEASFTVREQLMTVQSPSNAVGTTHAITGGITVLPSGKVDPAQSRITVDLSTLVTDKENRDRWIKSHTLRTDSFPKAVIVVRDLPGLPATLPMSGTLSLHLVGDLTIHGVTRPSTWDVTMTANGNEYTGTASTHIKFEEFGMEQPRLMIVVSVVDDVQLQYNFHFVRSATP from the coding sequence ATGACCGGCAGGGCACTGCTTACGCTGATGATGACGTTGGGAGTTTGCGCGACCGCAAATGGCCAGGCCCGCGCCCGGTCGCCTCGGACGCGATCGACGCCGCCCGCGTCGCTGGTGCCGGCGGCGCAGCGGTTTGTGCTCGCGCCGTCCGGTAACGAGGCCAGCTTTACGGTCCGCGAACAATTGATGACGGTCCAGTCTCCCAGCAACGCCGTCGGAACGACCCACGCAATCACCGGAGGAATCACCGTCCTTCCATCCGGGAAGGTGGACCCCGCACAGTCACGCATCACCGTCGATCTGAGCACACTGGTTACCGACAAGGAAAATCGCGATCGGTGGATCAAGAGTCACACCTTGCGCACCGATTCGTTTCCGAAAGCCGTGATTGTCGTGCGCGATCTTCCCGGGCTACCCGCGACCCTTCCGATGTCGGGCACTTTGTCGCTTCATCTGGTCGGTGATCTCACCATCCACGGCGTGACGAGACCAAGCACCTGGGATGTGACGATGACCGCGAACGGCAATGAGTACACCGGCACCGCGTCAACGCACATCAAGTTCGAGGAGTTCGGCATGGAACAACCGAGGTTGATGATCGTGGTGAGCGTCGTCGATGACGTGCAGCTGCAGTACAACTTTCATTTCGTTCGGTCCGCGACGCCCTGA
- a CDS encoding NAD(P)H-quinone oxidoreductase yields the protein MLAVTHPAPDVTEIVTRPDPVPGPNDVAVSVHASGLNRADLLQRAGRYPAPPGWPADIPGLEYAGTIDAIGSQVRRWSIGDRVMGLVGGGGHAQRLTVHEDEAITIPDGMSFTDAAAIPEAFLTAWDAMVMRGRAVAGDRVLVHAIGSGVGTAAAQLGRALAITIIGTSRTPEKLQRCAELGMAHGILTSEPEWTDRVGGLVQVVVDTLGAQAFEANLSLLEPQGRLVLLGTMTGAKAPSADLGMILRRRLEVIGTAMRVRDRPERIELAARFSSNILPMFSDGTLRPVIDRVVPMREIEAAYRALAANETFGKIVLRW from the coding sequence ATGCTTGCCGTAACTCATCCAGCGCCGGATGTCACCGAGATCGTGACGCGCCCCGATCCGGTGCCGGGTCCGAACGACGTCGCGGTGTCGGTACATGCCTCGGGGTTGAATCGTGCCGACCTGCTGCAGCGTGCCGGACGCTACCCCGCACCTCCCGGGTGGCCCGCTGATATCCCCGGGCTTGAGTACGCCGGCACGATCGACGCGATTGGCTCGCAGGTGCGGCGCTGGTCAATTGGTGATCGCGTCATGGGACTGGTTGGCGGCGGCGGTCATGCGCAGCGCCTCACTGTGCATGAGGACGAGGCAATCACGATTCCGGATGGGATGTCGTTCACCGACGCCGCCGCGATTCCCGAGGCGTTCCTGACGGCGTGGGACGCGATGGTGATGCGGGGACGGGCCGTGGCAGGCGATCGAGTGCTGGTGCACGCGATCGGCAGCGGTGTGGGAACGGCAGCGGCGCAACTGGGGCGGGCGCTGGCAATCACCATCATCGGCACCAGCCGCACGCCGGAGAAGTTGCAGAGGTGTGCCGAGCTCGGGATGGCGCACGGGATCCTGACCAGTGAACCGGAATGGACCGACCGCGTCGGCGGACTGGTGCAGGTCGTCGTCGATACGCTCGGCGCCCAGGCGTTCGAGGCGAACCTGTCGTTGCTCGAGCCGCAGGGCCGCCTGGTGCTGCTCGGCACCATGACCGGAGCCAAGGCGCCGAGTGCCGACCTCGGGATGATTCTTCGGCGGCGGCTGGAAGTGATCGGAACGGCGATGCGTGTCCGCGACCGGCCGGAACGGATCGAACTGGCCGCACGATTCTCCAGTAACATTCTGCCGATGTTCAGCGATGGTACGCTGCGGCCGGTGATCGACCGGGTGGTACCGATGCGCGAGATCGAAGCGGCATACCGGGCCCTCGCCGCCAATGAGACGTTCGGGAAGATCGTGCTCCGCTGGTAG
- a CDS encoding M28 family peptidase: MFTARMKGRVVALSAGLGLASITAAHGQQVNKYGNPFKHPAKPTTAAITAEELRTRLYIFSDDSMRGRQVAHLGNYKGTSYIASELKRFGVEPGGDNGSYFQRLPYVMRHFTNASLTVNGAALTPNTDFVAVPGATAPRAIANVAVIYGGVEGDTAREITPAQAAGKFVIMSPGDAGAGGGSNRGGGNGGAGAIAALPAACTAPAGGRGGRGGAAGGGRGGAGGAGAVRFPDAAGIAIVDLSPMIIRQCVTDPAATAAGGGRGGAGDPTLLAAAAVATPNPAFKGVAGDLVVTNGNSIAIVRNGALVAGTLPSGTTAAMVVARHQADSATSADSARTAVDRTDTLRAAARSALEANQFMANASFRGTVTRLDSTQVLALGCAAVGGGRGAGAGGRGGGRGAGGRGAGAAVETGPPAAEFHISRAAAAKLLGADIGGAQPGATGGMVTARLGWVQEPSDWARNVVGIVRGSDPKLAGEFVAIGAHNDHNGIRGMEDHDSAKAYRDARIKLEMQVVKGDLRSLTEAQSATIHVNMDSIRKLFPTPRLDSIQNGADDDGSGSMGVLEIAEAVALMPVKPKRSIIFVWHTGEEAGLLGSTYFTANPTVPIDSIVTQINIDMIGRGRAEDMVGGGPTYVGAVGSKRLSADLNHEMLAVNAAEPAAKRLRIDYRFDDPTLGLSVDGRPVSWPGYNNIYGRSDHANYANKCIPIVFFFTGLHGDYHQNTDEPQYIDYPHYALIDSYIRDLLVDVANRPVRPALDKVCSRR, from the coding sequence GTGTTCACTGCTCGAATGAAGGGGCGCGTCGTTGCGCTATCGGCAGGGCTTGGGCTTGCGTCGATCACGGCGGCGCATGGCCAGCAAGTGAACAAGTACGGCAATCCATTCAAGCACCCCGCCAAGCCGACCACAGCAGCGATCACGGCCGAAGAGCTGCGCACCCGGCTGTACATCTTTTCCGACGATTCGATGCGCGGCCGGCAGGTGGCGCACCTCGGCAACTACAAGGGGACTTCGTACATCGCGTCGGAACTGAAACGCTTCGGCGTCGAACCGGGCGGTGACAACGGGAGCTACTTCCAGCGCCTGCCGTATGTCATGCGGCACTTCACCAACGCATCTCTGACGGTGAACGGCGCTGCGCTCACACCCAACACGGATTTCGTCGCAGTGCCCGGCGCGACTGCGCCGAGGGCGATCGCAAACGTCGCGGTGATCTACGGCGGAGTCGAAGGAGATACGGCGCGGGAGATCACGCCGGCACAGGCGGCGGGGAAGTTCGTCATCATGTCGCCTGGTGATGCGGGAGCGGGCGGCGGGTCCAACCGCGGCGGCGGCAACGGTGGCGCGGGTGCGATTGCGGCGCTACCCGCAGCATGCACGGCGCCGGCTGGCGGGCGCGGGGGGCGCGGCGGAGCCGCCGGCGGCGGTCGTGGTGGAGCGGGCGGTGCAGGGGCCGTGCGATTCCCGGATGCAGCTGGGATCGCCATCGTCGACCTGTCGCCCATGATCATCCGTCAGTGCGTCACTGATCCCGCAGCAACGGCAGCGGGTGGTGGCCGCGGTGGCGCCGGCGATCCAACGCTCCTTGCGGCCGCCGCTGTCGCGACGCCGAACCCGGCATTCAAGGGAGTGGCCGGAGATCTCGTCGTCACCAACGGCAATTCGATCGCGATTGTGCGCAACGGAGCCCTCGTCGCCGGAACGCTTCCGAGCGGAACGACGGCGGCGATGGTTGTCGCCAGGCATCAAGCCGATTCGGCGACGTCAGCCGACTCGGCGAGGACCGCGGTAGACCGCACTGATACACTGCGTGCCGCCGCGCGCAGCGCACTCGAAGCGAATCAGTTCATGGCGAACGCGAGCTTCCGCGGCACAGTCACGCGACTCGACAGCACGCAAGTGCTGGCTCTCGGCTGCGCCGCGGTTGGTGGAGGCCGGGGTGCGGGCGCGGGTGGTCGTGGAGGCGGGCGCGGTGCCGGTGGGCGCGGTGCGGGCGCTGCGGTGGAGACGGGCCCGCCGGCGGCGGAATTTCACATCAGCCGTGCCGCGGCCGCGAAGCTGCTTGGCGCCGACATCGGCGGCGCGCAGCCCGGCGCCACCGGTGGTATGGTCACGGCCCGTCTCGGCTGGGTGCAGGAGCCGAGTGACTGGGCGCGGAACGTGGTCGGGATCGTCCGGGGGAGTGATCCGAAGCTTGCGGGTGAATTCGTGGCAATCGGCGCGCACAACGACCACAACGGCATTCGCGGGATGGAAGATCACGATTCGGCCAAGGCGTATCGTGACGCGCGCATCAAGCTCGAGATGCAGGTCGTGAAGGGCGACCTTCGCTCGCTGACCGAGGCACAGTCGGCGACGATCCATGTGAACATGGATTCGATCCGCAAGCTCTTCCCCACGCCGCGTCTGGACTCGATCCAGAACGGCGCCGATGACGACGGGTCGGGCTCGATGGGTGTGCTCGAGATCGCCGAAGCGGTGGCACTGATGCCGGTCAAGCCGAAGCGATCGATCATCTTCGTGTGGCATACCGGTGAGGAAGCCGGATTGCTCGGATCGACGTACTTCACCGCGAATCCCACCGTGCCGATTGATTCAATCGTGACGCAGATCAACATCGACATGATCGGCCGCGGCCGAGCGGAGGACATGGTTGGCGGCGGTCCGACGTACGTCGGCGCGGTGGGGTCGAAGCGCCTGTCGGCCGATCTCAATCACGAGATGCTTGCAGTAAACGCCGCGGAGCCTGCGGCGAAGAGGCTGCGCATCGACTATCGGTTCGACGATCCGACGTTGGGTCTCAGCGTCGATGGCAGGCCGGTTTCCTGGCCCGGCTACAACAACATCTATGGCCGAAGCGATCACGCAAACTACGCCAACAAGTGCATTCCGATCGTCTTCTTCTTCACCGGCCTGCATGGCGACTATCACCAGAACACCGACGAGCCGCAGTACATCGATTACCCGCACTACGCGCTGATCGACAGCTACATCCGCGACCTGCTGGTCGATGTGGCCAATCGTCCGGTACGACCAGCGCTCGACAAGGTGTGCAGTCGCAGATAG
- a CDS encoding radical SAM protein has protein sequence MWMGSLRMTIWPELDRRQRGTSFIGIEAKSIVNASAATQMIFASVNPYIGCEFGCAYCYARDTHRWTVERATQRDDAAEVVREISALPPATAFERRILVKQNAAALLATTLHPSRLRGDPLVIGTATDPYQPAERIFRITRSLLEVLLQYHDLRLGVITKSPLIARDAALLAQLSERHKVTVSLSLGSIDAPLLRRLEPRTPAPHARLRAMRTLVAAGVRVGLLIAPILPGITDDRAALRALIVAAKDAGAAWVAGSPLRMGPATRATLIPWLLRERPDLAARYQRHYGDRHWVARSYADALHRRLVDLQTELGIVPEEGSREKRNFSRTRRPPDQLDLWTAVRDQTARMSSAQT, from the coding sequence ATGTGGATGGGCTCGCTGCGGATGACGATCTGGCCGGAGCTCGATCGCCGCCAGCGGGGCACCAGCTTCATCGGGATCGAGGCGAAATCGATCGTCAACGCGTCAGCCGCGACGCAGATGATCTTCGCCTCGGTGAACCCCTACATCGGATGCGAGTTCGGTTGCGCCTATTGCTACGCCCGCGACACCCACCGATGGACGGTCGAGCGTGCGACGCAGCGCGATGACGCTGCCGAGGTAGTCCGGGAAATCTCCGCACTTCCCCCCGCCACGGCGTTCGAACGACGAATCCTCGTGAAGCAGAACGCCGCAGCGCTCCTCGCCACGACACTACACCCATCGCGCTTGAGGGGCGATCCGCTCGTGATCGGCACTGCCACCGACCCCTATCAACCTGCCGAACGCATCTTCCGCATCACCCGATCGCTCCTCGAAGTGCTGCTCCAGTACCACGATCTTCGTCTCGGCGTGATCACCAAGTCACCGCTGATCGCCCGCGACGCCGCGCTCCTCGCGCAACTCTCCGAACGTCACAAGGTCACGGTATCGCTGTCGCTCGGTTCGATCGATGCGCCGCTCCTTCGCCGCCTCGAACCTCGCACACCAGCGCCGCACGCACGGTTGCGCGCCATGCGGACGCTCGTCGCCGCGGGCGTTCGCGTGGGATTGCTGATCGCACCCATCCTTCCAGGGATCACCGATGATCGCGCGGCACTCCGCGCGCTGATCGTTGCCGCGAAGGACGCCGGCGCCGCGTGGGTCGCGGGGTCACCGCTCAGGATGGGGCCGGCGACCCGTGCCACGCTCATTCCGTGGCTCCTCCGCGAGCGCCCCGACCTCGCCGCTCGCTATCAACGTCACTACGGCGATCGACACTGGGTCGCGCGGTCGTACGCCGACGCGCTGCATCGGCGGCTCGTCGACCTGCAAACCGAACTGGGCATCGTTCCCGAAGAAGGAAGTCGCGAAAAGCGGAACTTCTCGCGAACCCGGCGTCCGCCGGACCAGCTCGATCTCTGGACGGCGGTGCGTGATCAGACCGCTCGCATGTCGTCGGCACAGACGTAG